In Amia ocellicauda isolate fAmiCal2 chromosome 7, fAmiCal2.hap1, whole genome shotgun sequence, one genomic interval encodes:
- the lmbr1l gene encoding limb region 1 homolog-like protein, which translates to MEEDDVTLREQVFHNRVREIIICVLLFACLYILAYFIITRFKKSADFISDDNEDVTVNRIALWLCTFTLAVSVCAVLLLPLSILSNEVLLSFPHSYYMQWLNGSLIHGLWNLVFLFSNLSLVFLMPFAYFFTESEGFAGSKKGVMARVYETAVVLLLLTLLLLGLLWVASALLHHDNTARDSLYDLWECYLPYLYSCISLFGGLLLLLCTPFGLSRMFTVTGSLLVKPRLLEDVEETVSCAVFEEASLSRKLTRGTSCWISLNVEVLKREFLTIQTRRIALEMRRRASPCQRNLGYPLAMLLLLALTGVCVLIVCFHVLELLFDETAMPRGMEDPRLGAASFSVFGSLGAAGQVILILYLMLSSVVGFYSSPLFTGLLPRARDTTLTQIIGNCVSLLVLSSALPVFSRTLGITRFDLLGDYGRYNWLGSFHLVFLYNMAFAVLTSACLINKVTWAVQRELLRAFGLHNLPLPVSRSRTPKGPVTSQLLT; encoded by the exons ATGGAAGAGGACGACGTGACGCTTAGAGAGCAGGTTTTCCATAACCGAGTTCGGGAGATCATT ATCTGCGTCCTGCTGTTCGCCTGCCTCTACATCCTCGCCTACTTCATCATCACTCGCTTCAAGAAGAGTGCAGACTTCATCAGTG ATGACAATGAGGACGTCACTGTCAACAGGATTGC GTTGTGGCTGTGTACGTTCACcctggctgtgtctgtgtgcgccGTGCTGCTGCTGCCCCTCTCCATCCTGTCCAACGAGGTGCTGCTCTCCTTCCCGCACAGCTACTACATGCAGTGGCTCAACGGCTCGCTCATCCACG GGCTGTGGAATCTAGTCTTCCTGTTCTccaatctctctctcgtctTCCTCATGCCTTTTGCCTACTTTTTCACTGAGTCCGAGGGCTTTGCCGGCTCCAAGAAG GGCGTGATGGCGCGGGTGTACGAGACGGCCGTGGTGCTGCTTCTGCTGACCCTCCTGCTGCTCGGCCTGCTCTGGGTGGCGTCGGCCCTCCTGCACCATGACAATACAGCCAGGGACAGCCTGTATG ACCTGTGGGAGTGTTACCTGCCGTATTTGTACTCCTGTATCTCGCTATTCGGAGGCCTGCTGCTGCTCT TGTGCACACCCTTCGGACTCTCGCGCATGTTCACAGTGACCGGCAGCCTCCTCGTCAAACCACGG TTGTTGGAGGATGTGGAGGAGACAGTGAGCTGTGCTGTGTTTGAGGAGGCGTCTCTGTCCAGAAAACTCACTC gtgggaCCTCCTGCTGGATTAGTCTGAATGTGGAGGTTCTGAAGAGAGAGTTTCTCACCATCCAGACCAGACGAATTGCACTGG agatgCGGAGGCGGGCATCTCCATGCCAGCGGAACCTGGGGTACCCCCTGGCCATGCTACTCCTGCTGGCTCTCACG ggGGTGTGTGTTTTGATCGTGTGTTTTCACGTGCTGGAGTTGCTGTTCGATGAGACAGCCATGCCCAGAGGAATGGAG gaCCCCCGTCTGGGTGCTGCCTCGTTCTCAGTGTTCGGGTCTCTGGGAGCGGCTGGCCAGGTCATCCTCATCCT ATACTTGATGCTGTCATCAGTGGTGGGATTCTACAGCTCGCCACTTTTCACTGGACTGCTTCCCAGAGCGCGTGACACCACCCTGACACAG ATCATTGGAAATTGTGTCTCTCTGCTGGTCCTGAGTTCTGCACTGCCCGTCTTCTCCCGAACCCTTG ggATCACTCGGTTTGACCTGTTGGGTGATTATGGGCGCTATAACTGGCTGGGCAGCTTCCACCTGGTGTTCCTCTACAACATGGCATTCGCCGTCCTTACATCCGCCTGCCTTATCAACAAGGTGACCTGGGCAGTGCAGAGGGAGCTCCTCCGTGCCTTCG GTCTCCACAACCTGCCACTTCCTGTGTCACGATCCAGGACTCCCAAAGGTCCGGTGACATCACAGTTGCTCACCTGA